In Natronococcus occultus SP4, the following proteins share a genomic window:
- a CDS encoding sulfurtransferase has translation MDESVVVSPDWLATRLEDAGVAVVDVRDAWEYDGIGHVPGAVNVPFESYRDETADDPGTLPGRAAFGDLLGEVGIEPEDTIVAYDDSNGVFAARFRLTALAYGHDDVRLLDGDFSAWSRERETETGTPSVEATAYTAEPFSFAESPFVDRSGVEAAIEGDAVLVDTRDREEYAEAHLPGAVRFDWRATVDDESRRLRPVADLEELFADRGIIRDREIVLYCNTARRISHTYAVLEALGYENVSIYEGSLTEWLATDGEIETGSPT, from the coding sequence ATGGACGAATCCGTCGTCGTCTCACCCGACTGGCTCGCGACCCGACTCGAGGACGCCGGCGTCGCGGTCGTCGACGTCCGGGACGCCTGGGAGTACGACGGGATCGGTCACGTGCCCGGCGCCGTGAACGTTCCCTTCGAGAGTTACCGCGACGAAACCGCCGACGATCCCGGGACCCTCCCCGGACGGGCGGCGTTCGGGGACCTACTCGGCGAGGTCGGGATCGAACCCGAGGACACGATCGTCGCCTACGACGACAGCAACGGCGTCTTCGCGGCCCGCTTTCGGCTCACCGCGCTGGCCTACGGCCACGACGACGTCCGACTGCTCGACGGCGACTTCAGCGCCTGGAGCCGCGAGCGCGAGACCGAGACCGGGACGCCGTCGGTCGAAGCGACCGCCTACACCGCAGAACCCTTCTCGTTCGCCGAGAGCCCGTTCGTCGACCGTTCGGGCGTCGAGGCCGCTATCGAGGGCGACGCCGTCCTCGTCGACACCCGCGACCGCGAGGAGTACGCCGAGGCCCACCTCCCCGGAGCCGTTCGGTTCGACTGGCGGGCGACCGTCGACGACGAGAGCCGACGGCTGAGACCCGTCGCCGACCTCGAGGAGCTGTTCGCCGACCGCGGGATCATCCGCGATCGGGAGATCGTCCTCTACTGTAACACCGCCAGGCGGATCAGCCACACGTACGCGGTCCTGGAGGCGCTTGGCTACGAGAACGTCTCCATCTACGAGGGGAGTCTCACCGAGTGGCTCGCGACCGACGGCGAGATCGAGACCGGGTCGCCGACGTGA
- a CDS encoding sensor histidine kinase, whose product MGERSGSTTPGGDGAVRTYERITDAVVGLDGEFRIAFCNAAGEDVLDASEANLRGTAVQEAVPNGIGATVREGCEHALETQESIRFEEYFDSLDAWYELRVYPGESAVTVHFRDVTDRVRRENQIRRRERALQDAYEALADADRPLAKQIEGLLSIVRETLGTECGTLSSVQERTNEYTLEAVDAAEGIGLEAGRTVALDRTNCRRVVDTGRTVTIDDVGADSDAPEPDEGVANGAPAVECYLGTPIFVDGSVYGTFCFYDRDPCPGGFSDWERTFVGLLANWVGYKIERQRYRERLEASNEQLEQFAYAASHDLQEPLRMVSSYLSLLERRYDDDLDEDGQEFLAYAVDGAERMREMIEGLLAYSRVETQGDPFEPVDLEAVLEDVVDDLQFRLEETDASISIGSLPRVEGDDDQLRQVFQNLLENAVEYSGDGPPTVRITAERETACGSTPEAAESVSRSDGKWVISVSDAGIGIDPDDRERVFDVFERLHSHEEYEGTGIGLALCERVVERHGGEIWIEPDPEEGTTFRLTLPDASGAAP is encoded by the coding sequence ATGGGTGAACGATCGGGGTCGACGACCCCGGGCGGCGACGGTGCGGTACGAACGTACGAGCGGATCACCGACGCGGTAGTTGGGCTCGACGGGGAGTTTCGGATCGCGTTCTGTAACGCTGCGGGCGAGGATGTACTGGACGCCAGCGAGGCGAACCTTCGGGGTACGGCAGTTCAGGAGGCGGTCCCGAACGGGATCGGAGCGACGGTTCGCGAGGGGTGTGAACACGCCCTCGAAACCCAGGAGTCGATCAGGTTCGAGGAGTACTTCGACTCGCTGGACGCCTGGTACGAGCTGCGGGTTTACCCCGGCGAATCAGCGGTGACAGTTCACTTCCGGGACGTAACCGACCGCGTCCGGCGCGAGAATCAGATTCGGCGGCGCGAGCGCGCGCTCCAGGACGCCTACGAGGCTCTCGCAGACGCCGACCGACCGCTCGCCAAGCAGATCGAGGGGCTGTTGAGTATCGTCCGCGAGACGCTCGGCACCGAGTGTGGAACACTCTCGTCGGTACAGGAGCGGACCAACGAGTACACGCTGGAGGCCGTCGACGCGGCCGAGGGGATCGGTCTCGAGGCGGGACGGACGGTGGCGCTCGATCGAACGAACTGTCGGCGGGTCGTCGACACGGGACGGACGGTCACGATCGACGACGTCGGAGCCGATTCCGACGCGCCCGAACCGGACGAAGGGGTGGCGAACGGAGCGCCCGCGGTCGAGTGTTATCTCGGTACGCCGATCTTCGTCGACGGCTCGGTGTACGGCACGTTCTGTTTCTACGACCGCGATCCCTGTCCCGGCGGGTTCTCGGACTGGGAACGGACGTTCGTCGGACTGCTCGCGAACTGGGTCGGGTACAAGATCGAACGGCAGCGCTACCGGGAGCGCCTCGAGGCCTCGAACGAGCAACTCGAGCAGTTCGCCTACGCAGCCTCCCACGACCTCCAGGAGCCGTTGCGGATGGTCTCGAGTTACCTCTCCCTTCTCGAGCGGCGCTACGACGACGACCTCGACGAGGACGGCCAAGAGTTTCTCGCGTACGCGGTCGACGGCGCCGAGCGGATGCGCGAGATGATCGAGGGGCTGCTCGCGTACTCTCGGGTCGAAACCCAGGGCGATCCCTTCGAGCCCGTCGACCTCGAGGCCGTCCTCGAGGACGTCGTCGATGACCTGCAGTTCCGGCTCGAGGAGACCGACGCGTCGATATCGATCGGCTCGCTCCCCCGGGTGGAGGGCGACGACGACCAGCTCCGGCAGGTGTTCCAGAACCTGCTCGAGAACGCCGTCGAGTACAGCGGCGACGGGCCGCCGACGGTGCGGATCACGGCCGAGCGAGAGACCGCGTGTGGCTCGACGCCGGAGGCTGCCGAATCCGTCTCCCGCAGTGACGGGAAGTGGGTGATCTCGGTCAGCGACGCGGGCATCGGGATCGATCCCGACGACCGCGAGCGCGTGTTCGACGTCTTCGAGCGCCTGCACAGCCACGAGGAGTACGAGGGGACGGGGATCGGGCTCGCGCTCTGTGAGCGGGTCGTCGAGCGCCACGGCGGCGAGATCTGGATCGAGCCCGATCCGGAGGAGGGGACGACGTTCCGGCTCACCCTGCCCGACGCCTCGGGTGCGGCTCCCTGA
- a CDS encoding dihydrolipoyl dehydrogenase, protein MNEFDVVVIGGGSGSQVATAAADEGLEAAVIEPGPLGGACITRGCVPSKALIHRADVVDEIRRAERFGVDADLEDVAYDEITSSIEEAVFGKAERQAESLEDAEGVTRYRGEGRFVDERTVEIDPVADRDGAPADGDDADDRDPERIRGEAIVIAVGGRPTMPPVEGLEDVDVLTSDDALYLDERPDELVVIGGGYIAAELGYFFGALGADVSIVGRSEQLVPREDDDVSAAVTDGLERHCELYTGYEAVEASEDDQRVTVAAEPSDDGGDEAVELEADEVLVAAGRRPNTDTLELENAGVETDENGHVEVDESLETTVDGIWALGDVLGDEPYKHAADYEARIVATNVLEPVERTVDYGTMPHAIFTSPQVASVGRTESELEDAGREYESASVSYDAAPLGLILDPDEGFVKVLAAPDGEILGCQIVGPQASTLIQEVVVAMDGGGTVEDVVDPVHVHPALSEVVYAAFDELSPRPYSTAPDWRDVGDE, encoded by the coding sequence ATGAACGAGTTCGACGTTGTCGTCATCGGCGGCGGGTCGGGAAGCCAGGTAGCCACCGCGGCGGCCGACGAGGGACTCGAGGCGGCCGTGATCGAGCCCGGACCGCTCGGGGGCGCCTGTATCACCAGGGGCTGTGTCCCCTCGAAGGCGCTTATCCACCGGGCCGACGTCGTCGACGAGATCCGCCGCGCGGAGCGGTTCGGCGTCGACGCCGACCTCGAGGACGTCGCCTACGACGAGATCACGTCCTCGATCGAAGAGGCGGTCTTCGGGAAGGCCGAGCGGCAAGCCGAGTCGCTCGAGGACGCGGAAGGCGTCACGCGGTACCGCGGCGAGGGGCGGTTCGTCGACGAGCGGACGGTCGAGATCGATCCCGTCGCGGACCGCGACGGCGCGCCCGCGGACGGGGATGACGCTGACGACCGCGACCCCGAACGGATCCGTGGCGAGGCGATCGTCATCGCGGTCGGCGGGCGCCCGACGATGCCCCCGGTCGAGGGCCTCGAGGACGTCGACGTCCTCACCAGCGACGACGCCCTGTACCTCGACGAGCGACCGGACGAACTCGTCGTGATCGGCGGGGGGTACATCGCGGCCGAGCTGGGCTACTTCTTCGGCGCGCTCGGCGCCGACGTCTCGATCGTCGGCCGAAGCGAACAGCTCGTCCCGCGGGAGGACGACGACGTCAGCGCCGCGGTGACCGACGGGCTCGAGCGCCACTGCGAGCTCTACACGGGCTACGAGGCCGTCGAAGCGAGCGAGGACGACCAGCGGGTCACCGTCGCCGCGGAGCCGTCCGACGACGGCGGCGACGAGGCGGTCGAGCTCGAGGCCGACGAGGTCCTGGTCGCGGCGGGCCGCCGCCCCAACACCGACACCCTCGAACTCGAGAACGCCGGCGTCGAGACCGACGAGAACGGCCACGTCGAGGTCGACGAGTCCCTCGAGACGACCGTCGACGGGATCTGGGCGCTGGGAGACGTCCTCGGCGACGAGCCCTACAAGCACGCCGCCGACTACGAGGCGCGGATCGTGGCGACGAACGTCCTCGAGCCGGTCGAGCGAACCGTCGACTACGGGACGATGCCCCACGCGATCTTCACCTCGCCGCAGGTCGCGAGCGTCGGCCGGACCGAGTCGGAGCTCGAGGACGCCGGCCGGGAGTACGAGTCGGCCAGCGTGAGCTACGACGCCGCGCCGCTGGGGCTGATCCTCGATCCCGACGAGGGGTTCGTCAAAGTCCTCGCGGCGCCGGACGGGGAGATCCTGGGCTGTCAGATCGTCGGTCCGCAGGCGTCGACGCTGATCCAGGAGGTCGTCGTCGCGATGGACGGCGGTGGCACCGTCGAGGACGTCGTGGACCCGGTTCACGTCCACCCGGCGCTCTCGGAGGTCGTCTACGCGGCGTTCGACGAGCTGTCCCCGCGGCCGTACTCGACGGCACCGGACTGGCGAGACGTCGGTGACGAGTGA
- a CDS encoding type II toxin-antitoxin system HicB family antitoxin — MPTRPDVDTDEYPALADADVTIRTEDGLYIADDEVTGVSSQGPSEEAAIANLAEAVATYTDGQSDDTGDDWL; from the coding sequence ATGCCAACGAGACCGGACGTCGATACCGACGAGTACCCCGCGCTGGCCGACGCCGACGTGACGATCCGAACCGAGGACGGCCTCTACATCGCCGACGACGAGGTGACGGGAGTCTCGAGCCAGGGTCCCTCCGAGGAGGCGGCGATCGCCAACCTCGCGGAGGCGGTCGCCACCTACACGGACGGCCAGTCGGACGACACCGGCGACGACTGGCTGTAG
- a CDS encoding signal recognition particle protein Srp54, with the protein MVLDDLGTSLRGTLDKLRGKSRISEDDIEEIVKEIQRSLLSADVDVSLVMELSDSIEERALEEEPPAGTPARDFVLRIVYEELVDLIGESTDLPLEEQTILLAGLQGSGKTTSAAKMAWWFSTKGLRPAVVQTDTFRPGAYDQAKEMCERAEVDFYGNPDADDPVEIARNGLEETSEADVHIVDTAGRHALEDDLIDEIEQIEDAVEPDKSLLVLDAAIGQGAKDQAQQFDESIGIDGVVITKLDGTAKGGGALTAVDQTESSIAFLGTGEEVQDIERFEPDGFISRLLGMGDLGQLAERVERAMQQTDVEEEEWDPEDMLTGQFTLNDMQKQMEAMNNMGPLDQVMDMIPGFGGGIKDQLPDDAMDVTQERMRAYSVIMDSMTETEKEYPKAIGASQIERIARGSGTSEDQVRELLEQYKMMERTIKQFQGMGSDKEMQRMMQQMQQQGGGGGGGGMGGMGPF; encoded by the coding sequence ATGGTACTCGACGATCTCGGCACTTCTCTGCGGGGCACGCTGGACAAACTCCGCGGGAAGTCACGCATCAGCGAGGACGACATCGAGGAGATCGTCAAGGAGATTCAACGCTCCTTGCTTTCGGCCGACGTCGACGTCTCGCTCGTGATGGAGCTGTCGGACAGCATCGAGGAGCGGGCGCTGGAGGAAGAGCCTCCGGCCGGAACCCCGGCCCGGGACTTCGTCCTCCGAATCGTCTACGAGGAGCTGGTCGATCTGATCGGGGAGTCGACGGATCTTCCCCTCGAGGAACAGACGATCCTGCTCGCGGGGCTGCAGGGATCGGGGAAGACCACCTCCGCCGCGAAGATGGCCTGGTGGTTCTCGACGAAGGGACTGCGTCCGGCAGTCGTCCAGACCGACACCTTCCGGCCCGGCGCCTACGACCAGGCCAAGGAGATGTGTGAACGCGCGGAGGTCGACTTCTACGGCAATCCCGACGCCGACGACCCCGTCGAGATCGCCCGAAACGGCCTCGAGGAGACCAGCGAGGCCGACGTCCACATCGTCGACACCGCGGGTCGCCACGCCCTGGAGGACGACCTGATCGACGAGATCGAGCAGATCGAGGACGCGGTCGAGCCCGACAAATCCCTGCTCGTACTCGACGCGGCGATCGGTCAGGGTGCGAAAGACCAGGCCCAGCAGTTCGACGAGTCGATCGGCATCGACGGCGTCGTCATCACCAAGCTCGACGGGACCGCGAAGGGTGGTGGGGCGCTCACTGCGGTCGATCAGACCGAGTCCTCGATCGCCTTCCTGGGAACCGGTGAGGAAGTTCAGGACATCGAGCGCTTCGAACCCGACGGCTTCATCTCGCGGCTGCTGGGAATGGGCGATCTCGGCCAGCTCGCCGAGCGCGTCGAGCGGGCCATGCAACAGACCGACGTCGAGGAGGAAGAGTGGGACCCCGAGGACATGCTGACGGGGCAGTTCACCCTCAACGACATGCAAAAGCAGATGGAGGCGATGAACAACATGGGTCCCCTCGACCAGGTTATGGACATGATCCCCGGCTTCGGCGGCGGGATCAAGGATCAGCTCCCCGACGACGCGATGGACGTCACCCAGGAGCGGATGCGGGCCTACAGCGTCATCATGGACTCGATGACCGAGACCGAAAAGGAGTATCCGAAGGCGATCGGCGCGAGCCAGATCGAACGCATCGCCCGGGGCTCCGGGACCAGCGAGGACCAGGTCCGGGAGCTGCTCGAGCAGTACAAGATGATGGAACGTACCATCAAGCAGTTCCAGGGGATGGGTTCGGACAAGGAGATGCAACGGATGATGCAACAGATGCAACAGCAGGGCGGCGGTGGCGGTGGTGGCGGTATGGGCGGTATGGGTCCGTTCTGA
- a CDS encoding RNA-binding domain-containing protein yields MTEIYSVDVEITAPVYDTEVTSRVADAVTNVFPNADLEEEFGEIRGEAHSLDHFSELLHRQEILDTARGEFFANREGDTFSFALKKQAAFEDRVNFSVGEPDELGEIAVRVRVREPDVESYVDHIAPPTEDGRPVDA; encoded by the coding sequence ATGACCGAAATCTACAGCGTCGACGTCGAGATCACCGCACCAGTTTACGACACCGAAGTAACGAGCCGCGTCGCCGACGCCGTCACGAATGTCTTCCCTAACGCCGACCTCGAGGAGGAGTTCGGCGAGATCAGGGGCGAGGCCCACTCGCTGGATCACTTCTCGGAACTGTTACACCGCCAGGAGATCCTCGACACCGCCCGCGGCGAGTTCTTCGCGAACCGCGAGGGCGATACCTTCTCGTTCGCGCTGAAAAAGCAGGCGGCGTTCGAGGATCGTGTCAACTTCTCGGTCGGCGAACCCGACGAGCTCGGGGAGATCGCCGTTCGTGTGCGCGTCCGCGAGCCCGACGTCGAGAGCTACGTCGATCACATCGCGCCGCCGACAGAGGACGGACGGCCAGTCGACGCCTGA